In the Chaetodon trifascialis isolate fChaTrf1 chromosome 12, fChaTrf1.hap1, whole genome shotgun sequence genome, AAACTTAATGGCAGAATTAGTGAATTGGACAGGATAGAGGAGGCATTAGGTAAGAGCAAAGAGGACTGTAGTATTCTAAAGAGCAGCTTGGATCGAGAGCGAGAGATTAGCAAAATGCTGTCTGGTGAGCTTGACACTCTGAAAGCTAGGGTGAGAGAGCATGAGGCCACTGAAGGCAAGCTGGAAAAGAGTGAAGCGCTGATTAGACAGGACCTGACCAAGCTTAGATCACTGACTGTAGCTttgatggaggacaggaagaccATGGCCGAGAGGCTCCGACAGGCTGAGGAAAAACTCAAAAGGAAGGACAGCATAAGTAATGAGCAAAGCAATTTGGcaacagtgacagaaagactgagagaCGAGAGGCAGCAGACACTGAAGTCTAAGGCAGATTTAGAGGAAAGGATTAAGAGCATGGCAAAGGAAAAAGATGAGCTCCAAGATAGACTACaaacagaggtggagaggaacagagagcTACAGAGTAAAATAAGCACAATGAAGAACAGGTTACAGGTCttggaaaacaggaaagaaaaagaagacaagtACACTCACAGTTCTTTCGCAAACAACCCTAACCATCACTGCCAAACAGAGGACAACAAAGTCAAAGAATTGACCAAGGAGCTAGACAGGCTGCGAAAGACTCTACAAGACAAGGAGATGTTGGAGGGAGAACTGATGAAGATAGAAGAGGACTATGAGTCCCTGGAAAAGAGGTTTAAGGATGAAGAGAAGCGGTCCCAGGCTCtaacagaggagctggaggtggcAAAGAGGGAGCTTTCAAGGTATGATCAGGCAGAGAAGCATGAGGTCAACCAGGAACACGTTCTCCTTTGCCGTCTTCAGAAGGAGCAGGTTAAGTCCAGACTATTAGGCAGAGAGGTAGATACTCTGAAGGAGAAACTCCAGAAGCTGATCGGAACTGAGGAGTCCATCTGCAGAGTTCAGACTGATCACTCCatgctgcagagaaaactgACCCAGCAGGAAGCCAGGAACAGAGAGCTGGCCAGAGAGATGACGGAACTGAGTAGTGAGCTGGACAGGTGTAGACAAATCAATAATTTTACACCTGGTGCAAGGAGACAACACTTTTCAGACCTTTATCAGACCACCAAAGAGGTTCAAACTGAGGAGAAGGGTAACCTGTCTCCTGACTACAGCCAGAAACTAGATGGAGAAtatgaggatgaagaagaaaaccacAATGCACAAGTCATAAACAGAAGAAGCTCTCTTGTCAACAACCTTAACAGCTTGAACAGTGCCAATAATAACGTATGCCAATACAACAGCCATTCAGCCAATGGCATAGATATGCACCAAAAGGTTAATGGAGAGGTGAtgatgctaacacacacaccagggcAGCCCTTGCACATCAAAGTTACGCCACACCATATACTCAACACTGCCACACTCGAGATTAGCAGCCCCACTGGAGACACAGCTACATCCTACACCAGCACTGCTGTCATTCCCTCAAGTGGAGCCTCACCTAAGCAGAGAATTACCATTATCCAGAACTCCGCAGTTAATACTAAAACCCCCCCTTCAAGCCCTGACCGTACTGTCTCCGTGCTTAACGGAACACCCACCTCTCGGGTGTTAAGTCCAAATTCATCACGCTCTGTGACACCTGATCACAGCAACTCCCCCATTCAGATCGTAACAGTCAGGACCTGTTCTCCAGAGCCAAAAGAGGTTTCCAATCAGGCCATCTTCTGCAAGACTCCCGAGCAGCAGAACAGCTGGCAACATCAGAAGTccaacaacactgacacaagTCCCAGTATCATCACCAGAGAGGATAACAAGATCCATATCCTTCTGGGGAGCCCATATGTCCAGTCTCTGAATGGTGTGACCCATAGTGTCCCACAGCCTGTTGGACCATACTATCTCCGACATGAGCAAAGGACTCAAGTGCTCGCAAATGGCTGTCATGTCAAAGGTGTTGGCAAGATTACAAGTAGCATCACTATATCCCCTGcaacctcatcagcttcacatTCCTCAAATATTACAGTAAGTGGCCTTTGTGATTaggtgaaaataaatatatatatatattctgaaCATTCAGTATTATGTTCTCAGTCACACTAATGGACTAGACAACTAAAACAAAATACTCCCTCTACTGAGGGACAGTTTATTGGATTTTGTAACAATTATCAAATAAATGCTTTGTGGTATTTGTCCTAGAAGAACCTTTACAAATCCTATTGTGTCTAGACGTACTTTAACAACCCTTTATTGAATGTATGATATGTGTGTCTCGTGACTGTATGAGATATAAGATAGACATCATTGCAACCAAATGTGTGGAGTGctttatgtaattttttttttttttttttaatgtgttttgttgttcattaaaagtgttgtgttgtttttattgactcACCTTGAATACTTTTGAGAGGGCTTTGACATCAACACAGCCAAAAGGCTGCTAGCcaatttaaatgcaaaacagctgaaatcagaaaaagaCCAAGGCCAACCCCACACTGACAGCATAACACATCAAGCAAGTAAAGAATACTGGCAGATTCTTATCTGTTAATTAGCAAATTTTTTGCCACAAAGTGAAGCGAAGCGAGAAAACTAAGAAGTATGGGGTTAGGAAATGTTTACGTGTTTACTGAGTTTGATTCAAGTTGAGTCACCCACTATCTTAACCACAGCAAAATTCCTCACAACTCTGTAAGTGTGAAACCTCCCTCAAATATTCGCTGGAAAACTCAGCTCATGTTTTTCTGACACAATAAACTTCTGAACACCCAGCGCTTGTGGGGCTGTTCAGATTGGCGGATGGACTGGTAAAAGCCTCTGCTACCTTGAGTACAAATTATAAATCTAAAATTGTAATTATCAGAGTCttaaaacatttgaaactgACAACTGATAAACAATTAAATCCCTCTTCAACTTTTGCATAATCTGTTTACACATTTCCTCAGCTTCTCCTCATttactataaaaaaaaatacaaaataaaaactggtAACCCCTTTCAAGGCACTATGTGAGCAAACTGGCAATGCATTCCTGATCAGTCCCATAGCAGACCAATAATTCAGCACATTATCTCCTGCCAGCTAAACCCAATGTTTTCAGTGACTAGATAAATGATTCGAACTTTCTTGCAGCAGTCATAAAGTCAGTCAACAGCTGGGTTGATTTGCTTACTTCAtgaatttcctgttttcttcgTATGCTGAAGTCTCAACTGGTCAGTGGTCTCGGTGTCACTTCAATAGTAATCACATacaaatatgtgtttgtttgaaacaaAAAATAGCTTTCTATTGCTCAATCTGCTCTGTAAGTCATACAGGGGAAGAAGACCtatgcagcattttaaaggTAAGAGGGTTAGTTGCCAAATATAATGGAAACTCAAAACGTGTAACACATCATTTTTGAAACAGTAATATGAGTTTGCATCACTGAAATTCAGCACACTAATGTGTAGCAGTataatgaatttatttttgAGAAAGATATCATTTCAGTGTATCCAACTTCCACAATGACACACACCCATGAGGCAAAGTGATGACTTTTGTAATATGTGGGGGCCTTCTGAAAGTTAAACAACAGAACTAAGTTATCAAtaatttcatattttaaatAATTACCCAGAATTGTTAATTTTAGGCTTTTATTCATTAACGTATATCCTCTAAATTATACCTGCATTTTTATTTGGTTATAATAATCAAATACTCTCATGTCACTGTGAGGTGTGACAAATGGttaacatttgttgtttttaaatgagtcCTATAAATAAACTGACTGCATTGAGGTCAGTCAGTTTCTTTAAATAATATGGATACTATATTACCATAAAAACTTAATCACAGCattcagatttatttgtttttaaggtCAACACAACAATATATATGGCTGTAAAGTGTGGCTGAAAGAAATGGCTTAAGACACATAGCTTTAATAAAGTCCTTACATTTGCCAAAGTTGTAATGAATTGAGTCATCTACATAAACAGGATACTAGCTGACAGTATTGGGGGACAGCATATAACTTCCTCTGGTGGAGAGCCAATGTAGCAGGTATATGACAACAAATATGGAGAAACATTAACCCCTAACCCCACTGATCTCACCGATTGGCAAGGTGGAAATCAGATGAGGCATTTGATGACGGGTACAGACTGTTGCGTGACAGAGGCCGACCAAGAGTCTTTGCCATGAGTGTCAGTGTTAAGCACTCAagacgcaacacacacacacaccacaccagCATAAAAGTCACAATGCTACTCATGAATCTCCTGCTCTTTCTTAAGACTTCAATGTCAGTCCAAGGCCCTATCTGACTTCAactctccttttctgtcttgtcAGTTTTCAGTCAGCTGCACAGCCTTTTCTGTCAAGCATGTCTGCAATACAATGCGAGTCAGGAATGGATGTCAGTCGGGCTAAAGGAGCTaaccaagaaaaacaaagagttgcatacattttctttcagatttCCTCTGCATGGTGAACAGTGCAACACAACTAGCTGGAGCTCAGAATGGAGGTGTTatctgactttttctttttctttttttcaaacgGGCCAAATTAAACAAATACGGGTGTCAAAACATTAATAtagtggaagtgtgtgtgatcaCAGTTCATTACACCATAGTGTGGCTAAAGCATCTATACCAGGCTGATGGTAAAAACCATATGTTCCACTTTCAAAAATATAACGCTATGGGCAACAACTGATTCACaaaaaagagaataaatcaTCAAGAGTGAACATCAGGTGAAAAGGCCCAAGAGGCCTGTGTAGCAATGAACACATTTAGCACTGCGGCCCAAAAAGATGtcataataaaaacatacaaaatatatTAAAGATTTGTGATTGTAATGCAGATGTTGATGGAGTATCAGGAAGatattggggaaaaaaaaccctgaacaAGCACTATTAAATGCCCAattgaataaaaacaataaaataaatacacatctaTCAATCATTTTTGTCACGCAAACAACTGACTCAGTGCatgtcaaaaaataaacatctgtaGCAAAAATGCACGATTCCACAATATTAAAGGACGTGTTACAGTTGAGTTGTTCTCTTGTATGTAAAGAAAGTGATGCCAGACACTCATCAGAAATGTGTCAATTTAATTCTAATGCTCACCTGTAAAACTGAACAGCTTGTTTTAACAGGTAATGTTGGTATTTTTGTCATCCATGGGACAAACACTACCATATCTAATTATCATTAAAACTGAGAGTTTGTAAGGGATAGTAAAAGATTCTACAGTGCAGTTTGGCTGAAAGTAAATAGAGCAAAATATACAGAGGCTGTAATATTATTATACATATAACTTAGTGTGGTTGGGGCCACTAAGGACAAATGCAATGATTGCAAGACATATTGTATTAACCAGAATGTGTGAACTTGTGTCACTTTACCCTTCTGCATTAACAAGTACTGAGATTTGTGTGCATGGTTTgggcatgtgtttgtgtgtctaagtgagagacagagaaagaagaggacagagagggaataTGTCTCACGTAGAGTCTGAATAAGCTAAATATAAACGTTTCAGTTTAATACCTCCTGAAAATACACTTTAATCTCATTCTGCTCGGCAACACAGCAACACTTCGCTGTCCAAAGCAATCAGGTCAATAATCCTTGAAGGACATGACTGCCCTCTATTGGTATGCAGAGTGCATGAAGCTATGCAAGGAATAGCCGCAGGGAACTTGCTGTTTATGCATAATGTTATAAATGAGGATGGGCATAGCAGAATGAATGCAGAAAGTTATGTGTATAAGAGAACTAAATTGAAGGGTTCAAGGGAAGGTGCAGGGTAACAGCTAACATAACTACTTTCTCTGATgactcacagacacactctctccttcacacacacacacgtgtttaCAAGCCTTCTACTCCTAAAAACTCGTGCTAACAATGCTAACTTTCCCTGGTCGTACAAATCAGAGGTAAGATATAGAGAAACTTCGTGGTAATTTGTGTTCTACACTATGACAACTGACGTTAGCGGCTAACCGAATGTAGCTAAAGCAACTCAC is a window encoding:
- the LOC139340565 gene encoding filamin A-interacting protein 1-like, whose protein sequence is MTAPSLLSEVEVLRRRVVEMEGKDEELLRMWDQCRDLDRRIGRETSHCRSLRVEVDKLNGRISELDRIEEALGKSKEDCSILKSSLDREREISKMLSGELDTLKARVREHEATEGKLEKSEALIRQDLTKLRSLTVALMEDRKTMAERLRQAEEKLKRKDSISNEQSNLATVTERLRDERQQTLKSKADLEERIKSMAKEKDELQDRLQTEVERNRELQSKISTMKNRLQVLENRKEKEDKYTHSSFANNPNHHCQTEDNKVKELTKELDRLRKTLQDKEMLEGELMKIEEDYESLEKRFKDEEKRSQALTEELEVAKRELSRYDQAEKHEVNQEHVLLCRLQKEQVKSRLLGREVDTLKEKLQKLIGTEESICRVQTDHSMLQRKLTQQEARNRELAREMTELSSELDRCRQINNFTPGARRQHFSDLYQTTKEVQTEEKGNLSPDYSQKLDGEYEDEEENHNAQVINRRSSLVNNLNSLNSANNNVCQYNSHSANGIDMHQKVNGEVMMLTHTPGQPLHIKVTPHHILNTATLEISSPTGDTATSYTSTAVIPSSGASPKQRITIIQNSAVNTKTPPSSPDRTVSVLNGTPTSRVLSPNSSRSVTPDHSNSPIQIVTVRTCSPEPKEVSNQAIFCKTPEQQNSWQHQKSNNTDTSPSIITREDNKIHILLGSPYVQSLNGVTHSVPQPVGPYYLRHEQRTQVLANGCHVKGVGKITSSITISPATSSASHSSNITVSGLCD